From the genome of Streptomyces sp. NBC_01341, one region includes:
- a CDS encoding HNH endonuclease: MLMVSSSVEWAGVWGSRVFGEMGGCPGSLARGGGTVTTAWLVLAVGDEDRQHGGNDGYDDDPSQHYSWDDTVPNHARIAVGDVIALWDKKQLLGLGVISEIETGSEIKTLYFCPECKKADFKRRKRMKPTWRCNKCPAQFEVPGSKTKRVVTYRSRHGEAWMDGRGLLAGRQLRALCDSPDSQLSMRPARWEKLRDALLAIEGVEFSDLDPDADGADDSPAEARERRRITGGHRMSNVRTRVGQGPFRQQLLNDHGQVCAFTGPAPAGALQAAHLYSYADEEEHHDWGGLLLRNDVHSLFDRGQISVNPDTGCIEVDDELLGYPAYAELHGRKPLARLRPEHEVWLAAHWRLSMPAKVSVPASRIPEAAS; this comes from the coding sequence ATGCTGATGGTCTCCAGTTCTGTTGAGTGGGCTGGGGTGTGGGGCAGCCGCGTCTTTGGCGAGATGGGCGGCTGCCCCGGCTCATTGGCACGTGGAGGGGGCACAGTGACGACGGCATGGCTGGTGCTTGCTGTGGGCGACGAGGATCGCCAGCACGGGGGCAATGACGGGTATGACGACGACCCGTCGCAGCACTACAGCTGGGACGACACGGTCCCCAACCACGCGCGTATCGCTGTGGGGGACGTGATTGCGCTGTGGGACAAGAAGCAACTGCTCGGCCTCGGGGTGATTTCCGAGATCGAGACCGGGAGCGAGATCAAGACGCTCTACTTCTGTCCGGAGTGCAAGAAGGCTGACTTCAAGCGGCGCAAGCGGATGAAGCCGACGTGGCGCTGCAACAAGTGCCCCGCCCAGTTCGAGGTGCCGGGGAGCAAGACCAAGCGGGTAGTCACCTACCGGTCCCGCCACGGCGAGGCGTGGATGGACGGGCGGGGCCTGCTCGCCGGCCGCCAGCTGCGGGCCCTGTGCGATTCCCCGGACTCGCAGCTGAGCATGCGCCCTGCCCGGTGGGAGAAGCTGCGTGACGCACTCCTCGCAATCGAGGGGGTCGAGTTCAGCGACCTGGACCCGGACGCAGACGGCGCCGACGACAGCCCGGCAGAGGCCAGGGAGCGCAGGCGGATCACGGGTGGGCACCGGATGTCGAACGTCCGCACCCGCGTGGGCCAAGGGCCATTCCGTCAGCAGCTGCTGAACGACCACGGCCAGGTGTGCGCGTTCACCGGACCCGCACCGGCCGGGGCACTCCAAGCGGCACACCTGTACAGCTATGCCGATGAGGAAGAGCATCACGACTGGGGCGGCCTGCTCCTGCGCAACGACGTCCACAGCCTCTTCGACCGCGGCCAGATCAGCGTCAACCCAGACACCGGATGCATCGAGGTCGACGACGAACTCCTCGGCTACCCGGCATACGCCGAACTGCACGGCAGGAAGCCCCTCGCCAGGCTGCGGCCTGAGCATGAGGTGTGGCTGGCTGCCCACTGGCGCTTGAGTATGCCTGCAAAAGTGAGCGTGCCGGCCAGCCGCATCCCTGAAGCCGCGTCCTAG
- a CDS encoding SAM-dependent methyltransferase yields MPHPTDIRTRTKTKPRLLDLYCCQGGAAKGYTDAGFEVTGVDSAPQPLYPYRFVQADAIQYLLAHGGEFDFVHASPPCQRYSRAQKIQHRAHPDLIAPTRAALETAGRPWVIENVEEAAGELRDPVTMCAAAFGMRTYRHRLFETRGFTITPPQHGAHLAPLTKMGRPRAAGHFAHYVGNFSGVQEARDDMNVPWMTRDGIRECIPPAYTHWIGTAALQALALLGVAA; encoded by the coding sequence ATGCCCCACCCCACTGACATCCGGACCCGCACCAAGACCAAGCCGCGGTTGCTGGACCTCTACTGCTGCCAGGGCGGCGCGGCCAAGGGCTACACGGATGCCGGGTTCGAGGTGACCGGCGTCGACAGCGCCCCGCAGCCGCTGTACCCGTACCGGTTCGTCCAGGCCGACGCGATCCAGTACCTGCTCGCACACGGCGGGGAGTTCGACTTCGTCCACGCCTCGCCGCCCTGCCAGCGCTACAGCCGCGCGCAGAAGATCCAGCACCGCGCCCACCCCGACCTCATCGCCCCCACCCGGGCCGCCCTCGAAACGGCCGGCCGCCCCTGGGTCATCGAAAACGTCGAAGAGGCCGCCGGAGAACTCCGGGACCCGGTGACGATGTGCGCCGCCGCATTCGGGATGCGCACCTACCGCCACCGCCTCTTCGAGACCCGCGGCTTCACCATCACCCCGCCCCAGCACGGCGCCCACCTGGCGCCGCTCACCAAGATGGGCCGCCCCCGCGCCGCCGGACACTTCGCGCACTACGTCGGCAACTTCAGCGGCGTCCAGGAAGCACGCGACGACATGAACGTGCCGTGGATGACGCGCGACGGCATCCGCGAGTGCATCCCCCCGGCCTACACCCACTGGATCGGCACCGCCGCCCTCCAGGCCCTGGCACTGCTGGGGGTGGCCGCGTGA
- a CDS encoding DNA cytosine methyltransferase produces the protein MNARILPFRKPNGLRLLDACCGAGGLSMGYYLAGYNIVGVDINPMPNYPFEFVQADAVDYVAEHGHRFDLIHGSWPCQYFARVTAWRGNRDDHENLIPAGRQAMQSTGRPWVIENVPEASWCGALRPDYLLCGSQFGLNVRRHRAFETSWGGGGDLLPPCWHHKNLLAFEHKGERAYADAMGCTWMNKTEARQAVPPAYTQWIGQQFLTYEKEAAA, from the coding sequence GTGAACGCCCGCATCCTGCCCTTCCGCAAGCCCAACGGATTACGGCTCCTGGACGCCTGCTGCGGAGCCGGTGGCCTGTCCATGGGCTACTACCTCGCCGGATACAACATCGTCGGCGTCGACATCAACCCGATGCCGAACTACCCCTTCGAGTTCGTCCAGGCCGACGCCGTCGACTACGTCGCCGAACACGGGCACAGGTTCGACCTCATCCACGGGTCCTGGCCCTGCCAGTACTTCGCCCGCGTCACCGCCTGGCGCGGCAACCGCGACGACCACGAAAACCTCATCCCCGCCGGCCGCCAAGCCATGCAGTCCACCGGCCGCCCCTGGGTCATCGAGAACGTCCCCGAAGCCTCCTGGTGCGGGGCCCTGCGTCCCGACTACCTGCTGTGTGGGTCGCAGTTCGGCCTCAACGTCCGCCGCCACCGCGCCTTCGAAACGTCATGGGGCGGCGGCGGGGACCTGCTCCCGCCCTGCTGGCACCACAAGAACCTCCTCGCCTTCGAGCACAAAGGCGAGCGCGCCTACGCCGACGCCATGGGCTGCACCTGGATGAACAAGACCGAAGCCCGCCAGGCCGTACCCCCCGCCTACACCCAATGGATCGGCCAGCAGTTCCTCACCTACGAGAAGGAGGCCGCAGCATGA
- a CDS encoding bifunctional DNA primase/polymerase, with the protein MSTHLLTAALTAAERGWYVFPLRPGDKRPALHGESACPRTGPCTTSHLKWEQRATTDPDRIRAAWSTGAWNIGIATGPSELVVVDLDMPKPNSSADTPCGVTTFTALCERAGHPVPRTRTIRTTSGGRHLYFSAPAAARLHNTAGTLAPLVDTRAWGGYVVAPGSTINGHHYAIDGPALINPLPGWLRQILMPPHPKPAAVPGPAPVPLRSHRYAETALQRERETVRTAGEGRRNATLLASVRAVGRFVAWGDLPRHLVEAAFQAEGEAVGLTAAECRATITSALDWSTRTCRPRPEAA; encoded by the coding sequence ATGAGCACCCACCTCCTGACGGCCGCCCTAACCGCCGCCGAACGCGGCTGGTACGTCTTCCCGCTCCGCCCCGGCGACAAGCGCCCCGCCCTCCACGGCGAGAGCGCCTGCCCCCGCACCGGCCCCTGCACCACCAGCCACCTGAAGTGGGAACAGCGCGCCACCACCGACCCCGACCGCATCCGAGCCGCCTGGTCCACCGGAGCATGGAACATCGGCATCGCGACCGGCCCGTCCGAACTAGTCGTCGTCGACCTCGACATGCCCAAGCCCAACAGCAGTGCGGACACGCCTTGCGGCGTGACGACCTTCACGGCGCTCTGCGAGCGCGCCGGACACCCGGTGCCTCGTACTCGCACGATCCGGACCACGAGCGGCGGACGCCACCTGTACTTCAGCGCCCCCGCCGCCGCCCGCCTCCACAACACCGCCGGAACCCTCGCACCCCTGGTCGACACCCGCGCATGGGGCGGGTACGTCGTCGCCCCCGGCAGCACCATCAACGGCCACCACTACGCCATCGACGGGCCCGCCCTCATCAACCCCCTGCCCGGGTGGCTCCGGCAGATCCTCATGCCCCCGCACCCCAAGCCCGCAGCCGTGCCGGGGCCTGCTCCGGTGCCGCTGCGGTCCCACCGGTACGCGGAAACCGCCCTCCAGCGCGAGCGGGAGACCGTCCGGACGGCAGGGGAGGGCAGGCGCAACGCCACCCTGCTCGCGTCCGTACGGGCCGTGGGCCGTTTCGTCGCGTGGGGAGACCTTCCCCGCCACCTCGTCGAAGCGGCTTTTCAGGCAGAGGGCGAGGCCGTCGGGCTCACCGCGGCCGAGTGCCGCGCCACCATCACCAGCGCCCTGGACTGGTCCACCCGTACCTGCCGGCCGCGACCGGAGGCGGCATGA
- a CDS encoding DUF3631 domain-containing protein, which yields MTDPAPTTPPTDGAALLDEVEAFHRRFNVFPSEAAFVAVALWDAHAHLLDCFDSTPRIAFLSPEPGSGKTRALEIVETLVPQPMTAVNASAAALFRSVSAGSGKPTILFDEIDTVFGPKAGDNEELRGFLNAGHRRTGVTYRCIGDGGQQTVQAFPSYCAVAVAGLGSLPDTIMSRAVIVRMRRRARNETVEPFRARIHEAEGHKLRDRLAQWAEHARGFVMGAWPDMPDGVSDRPADVWEPLLAIADAVGGHWPERARAACVTLVTASRANDKGSIGVRLLTDLRDHVMVGIDRLPTVAILDRLNALDDAPWADLHGKPLDNRRLSKMLAEYMTADNEPIASRNIKTAGSVLKGYYTADLWDAWARYCPPPPESPLPPLPGTENTI from the coding sequence ATGACCGATCCCGCACCCACCACACCGCCCACCGACGGCGCCGCGCTGCTCGACGAAGTGGAAGCCTTCCACCGCCGCTTCAACGTCTTCCCGAGCGAGGCCGCGTTCGTCGCGGTCGCCCTGTGGGACGCGCACGCCCACCTGCTCGACTGCTTCGACTCCACCCCCCGCATCGCCTTCCTGTCCCCCGAACCGGGGTCCGGGAAGACCCGGGCACTGGAGATCGTGGAAACCCTCGTCCCGCAGCCCATGACGGCCGTCAACGCGTCCGCAGCCGCCCTGTTCCGGTCCGTCTCCGCAGGCAGCGGGAAGCCCACCATCCTGTTCGACGAGATCGATACCGTCTTCGGTCCCAAAGCTGGGGACAACGAGGAACTGCGCGGCTTCCTGAACGCCGGACACCGCCGCACCGGGGTCACCTACCGGTGCATCGGCGACGGCGGACAGCAGACCGTCCAGGCATTCCCCTCGTACTGCGCGGTCGCGGTCGCAGGTCTCGGCTCACTCCCGGACACGATCATGAGCCGGGCCGTCATCGTCCGCATGCGCCGCCGAGCCCGCAACGAAACGGTCGAACCCTTCCGCGCCCGCATCCACGAAGCCGAAGGGCACAAGCTCCGCGACCGGCTCGCCCAATGGGCGGAGCACGCCCGCGGCTTCGTCATGGGTGCCTGGCCGGACATGCCCGACGGGGTCAGCGACCGGCCGGCAGACGTGTGGGAACCGCTGCTCGCCATCGCCGACGCCGTCGGGGGTCACTGGCCCGAGCGGGCCCGCGCCGCGTGCGTGACCCTCGTGACCGCCTCCCGTGCCAACGACAAGGGCAGCATCGGCGTCCGGCTGCTCACCGACCTGCGTGACCACGTCATGGTCGGCATCGACCGCCTGCCCACCGTCGCCATCCTCGACCGGCTCAACGCTCTGGACGACGCCCCGTGGGCCGACCTCCACGGCAAGCCGCTCGACAACCGGCGTCTGTCCAAGATGCTCGCCGAGTACATGACGGCCGACAACGAGCCCATCGCCTCCCGCAACATCAAGACCGCCGGGAGCGTGCTCAAGGGCTACTACACCGCCGATCTCTGGGACGCCTGGGCCCGCTACTGCCCCCCACCCCCGGAAAGTCCGCTACCTCCGCTACCAGGCACCGAAAACACCATCTGA
- a CDS encoding helix-turn-helix domain-containing protein yields MTTAMPASHEALKVPEVMAALRLSRSKVYDLIRSKQLPSFTAGRARRIPVDAVREYMRNQMEEAA; encoded by the coding sequence ATGACCACCGCCATGCCCGCCAGTCACGAAGCGCTCAAGGTCCCTGAAGTCATGGCGGCGCTTCGTCTCAGCCGCAGCAAGGTCTACGACCTCATCCGCTCCAAGCAGCTCCCCAGCTTCACGGCCGGCCGGGCGCGACGCATCCCGGTCGACGCCGTCCGGGAGTACATGCGCAACCAGATGGAGGAGGCCGCCTGA
- a CDS encoding tyrosine-type recombinase/integrase — MAKRRANGEGTITKRTDGRYHAAAYVYRPDGTRTRKFVYGKTREEVADKLTELQEKTRQGIPAASSTMGFGDYLTYWLAAIAPERLKPATLNSYEGLTRLYIRPALGKKRLNRLSPADVRRFLTEFKGSCLCCLRRADHERPEGKRGCCAVGKCCKRLPSARTVQYVHAVLRSALQQAMREELIARNVARIVETPTITRKEVLPLDGAEVRILLKTARTHRLYALWLLLVSTGLRRGEALALTWSDVDLANRQLRVRRNVQRIRRELLFGTPKTTRSIRTVSLPRHLVRALAHHREQQERERTVAGKKWQPTPGQPDGLIFTTQTGRVIDPRGLNRMLTILCRDANVRRVRVHDLRHTCASILLSRGVDARTIMETLGHSTITMTLDTYAHVMDTTLRAAAESMDDALNLDDLDDGSEEEASDD, encoded by the coding sequence ATGGCCAAACGACGCGCCAACGGCGAAGGAACGATCACCAAGCGCACGGACGGCCGCTACCACGCCGCCGCCTACGTCTACCGCCCCGACGGGACGCGGACGCGCAAGTTCGTCTATGGCAAGACCCGCGAGGAAGTCGCCGACAAGCTCACCGAGTTGCAGGAGAAGACGCGTCAGGGCATCCCGGCCGCCTCTTCCACGATGGGGTTCGGTGACTACCTGACCTACTGGCTCGCTGCCATCGCGCCGGAACGGCTCAAGCCCGCCACGCTCAACAGCTACGAGGGGCTGACCAGGCTCTACATTCGGCCGGCACTCGGCAAGAAACGACTCAACCGGCTCTCGCCTGCGGACGTGCGCCGGTTCCTGACCGAGTTCAAGGGCTCTTGCCTGTGCTGTCTGCGACGCGCCGACCACGAGCGCCCGGAAGGAAAGCGCGGCTGCTGCGCCGTAGGCAAGTGCTGCAAGCGGCTTCCGTCCGCTCGGACCGTCCAGTACGTGCACGCCGTACTGCGGTCGGCTCTACAACAGGCGATGCGCGAAGAGCTGATCGCTCGGAACGTCGCACGCATCGTCGAGACCCCGACCATCACACGCAAGGAGGTGCTCCCCCTGGACGGCGCCGAAGTCCGAATCCTGCTCAAGACCGCCCGCACGCACCGGCTGTACGCGCTGTGGCTGCTGCTCGTGTCGACCGGCCTGCGGCGCGGGGAAGCTCTCGCCCTCACGTGGTCGGACGTTGACCTCGCGAACCGACAGCTCCGGGTACGCCGGAACGTGCAGCGCATCCGGCGGGAGCTCCTCTTTGGGACGCCGAAGACCACCCGGTCGATCCGCACGGTTTCCCTGCCGCGGCACCTCGTACGGGCGCTCGCCCACCACCGCGAGCAGCAGGAACGCGAGCGCACGGTCGCGGGCAAGAAGTGGCAGCCGACGCCTGGGCAGCCTGACGGACTGATCTTCACCACACAGACAGGAAGGGTCATCGACCCGCGTGGTCTCAACCGGATGCTGACGATCCTGTGCAGGGACGCGAACGTACGGCGCGTCAGGGTCCACGACCTACGGCACACCTGCGCGTCGATCCTGCTCTCACGAGGGGTGGACGCCCGCACGATCATGGAGACGCTCGGCCACAGCACCATCACCATGACGCTCGACACCTACGCGCACGTGATGGACACGACGCTGCGGGCGGCTGCGGAGAGCATGGACGACGCGCTGAATCTCGATGACCTGGATGACGGGTCGGAGGAGGAAGCGTCGGACGACTGA
- a CDS encoding SSI family serine proteinase inhibitor translates to MLRRLTLTAVASVAALTAATPLATAASPLLPLPPLPVLQGDWTAEDTQTKLTVTVSDSGNPAADGVFELECDPAGGSHPAAQRACDLLDEAAESGDNPFVATDRNAMCTQQMGGPAAARVEGTWQGQNVDARFSRANGCEISRWNALVPVLPSAR, encoded by the coding sequence ATGCTGCGCCGTCTCACCCTCACCGCTGTCGCGTCCGTCGCCGCGCTGACCGCCGCCACCCCCCTCGCCACCGCCGCGTCCCCCCTGCTGCCCCTGCCCCCTCTCCCCGTCCTTCAGGGGGACTGGACGGCCGAGGACACGCAGACGAAGCTCACGGTCACGGTCTCGGACTCCGGCAACCCCGCGGCCGACGGTGTCTTCGAGCTGGAGTGCGACCCCGCAGGCGGCAGCCACCCCGCCGCGCAGCGGGCCTGCGACCTGCTGGACGAAGCGGCGGAGTCGGGCGACAACCCCTTCGTGGCCACGGACCGCAACGCCATGTGCACCCAGCAGATGGGCGGACCCGCCGCCGCCAGGGTCGAGGGGACCTGGCAGGGACAGAACGTGGACGCCCGCTTCAGCCGGGCCAACGGCTGCGAGATCTCCCGCTGGAACGCCCTTGTGCCGGTGCTCCCCTCGGCAAGGTGA
- a CDS encoding response regulator, whose amino-acid sequence MSSRPSRGAARLAAILDALPDGLLLVNCNGTVVNANTIALEMFETPGTALVGRGLLDLLPEFDSRLIPGSMRRPDAADEQGRTKPTRMVARRTDSTEYPAEVTSASLDSGQAGYNDIHSSYTGDELLMLVVRDLSGTVDTEAELARSQRQTEMILRAASEGVVGTDTDGRVVLVNPAAAQILGFRASDLGGKELHTLILHSRAEGEPFPYDESPLADTLRSGRKHRVRGQVLWSKSGAQVPVDLTTAPVRDGDQLVGAVMTFTDRRPFEELTQQHTGEVSGLTEQHAAEIAELTEKHRAEIEALTERHAAETADRTERYASELEDKTERLADLGERHAQLTAVLGESLRGPLEELRGELSALAADPAGQLWPEANQILHHLAAGYARMTTLVDNVLSYQRLDSGTEELSKLPVLLDSVVTAGIDGAVELIGPGRAQFAVHAPPIEAEVDAGRLITALAHLVADVAGVDSTGKARLVPGGGYVDSTVVVAAAQRGDVVRIEVRGPFAGGDPVHVPIVRGIVRAHDGVLQTHEMPGMSGSAYVLEVPIGSGAGTIAPVPLPVVEEPVAPEPVAPQPVAPQPVAPEPVAPQPAPQPAQGGRRRARRASTDAFLDSAVDGPAPDGDTAAAEPTGRRRARREPAASQEQQSEADMTPPQQGEGSGRRRGRPSPAETAAPVPEDRSRQALALPAAASTGASEGSVVTAAEGAQGGGGRPQRGQTVPPQGVPHGASGRTGRQGPAEQAALPALASAEAPAGQEQGRQPDGRRARRALAAAQERAAAAEPTGPRTAFALPPAAADRIPPMAPGTPVVAPAQAMAAPAQAVPQAVPQAPGAARPDGRPVQTNQPRRPGTTRPDVPDALPAGIPPAERHDAVRTEPDADHTPPQPHPLPSGRRRARPAEAPEAQAGPGQPLPAVPPQPDWAQSGTSGQGLAGLVQHENGAETPGDEPWEAPGTTAHTTGTADPSVVQAASGEAEARPADGPTHAPDALRRPLPAEAPMPASSDSTQGRAFSVRTLGQGVPFAQHLAHQQNQTLGSAGRRRKLTAPPEAEPAAPNAPAPVPPQPAGVQGSTTQGSGSGRLLSAPASEGRAYAIGAPDEGAEGPEPLDGPGGAVEVANRPQPHPVDDELPPEPLDNPRRLLVWPAPDVSTQQALSDRGYRPVIVHSREEVDAQIAAFPAALFVDPLTGPITRTALQSLRQAAVAAEVPVLVTAGLGQATREAAYGADPAVLLKALAPRDSDQHPPRVLVIEEHEPIALALTETLERRGMQVARASGDSEAVELATRIRPNLVVMDLMQVRRRRAGIIDWLRANGALNHTPLVVYTSAGMDESELPRLASGETVLFLAERSTSDEVQSRIVDLLAKIGTN is encoded by the coding sequence GTGAGCAGCAGGCCATCCCGAGGCGCTGCTCGCCTCGCAGCCATACTCGACGCCCTTCCGGACGGGCTCCTGCTCGTCAACTGCAACGGCACGGTCGTCAACGCCAACACCATCGCCCTCGAAATGTTCGAGACCCCGGGCACCGCGCTCGTGGGACGCGGACTGCTCGACCTGCTTCCGGAGTTCGACTCCAGGCTGATCCCGGGGTCGATGCGGAGGCCGGACGCTGCGGACGAGCAGGGCAGGACCAAGCCCACGCGCATGGTCGCCCGCCGGACCGACAGCACCGAGTACCCCGCCGAGGTCACCAGCGCCTCCCTGGACAGCGGGCAGGCCGGGTACAACGACATCCACTCCAGCTACACGGGTGACGAGCTGCTCATGCTCGTCGTACGCGATCTCTCCGGCACCGTCGACACCGAGGCCGAGCTGGCCCGTTCGCAGCGGCAGACCGAGATGATCCTGCGTGCCGCGTCCGAGGGCGTCGTGGGTACGGACACCGACGGCCGGGTCGTCCTGGTCAATCCCGCCGCCGCGCAGATCCTCGGCTTCCGCGCGAGCGATCTCGGCGGCAAGGAACTCCACACGCTGATCCTGCACTCGCGGGCGGAGGGGGAGCCCTTCCCGTACGACGAGTCGCCTCTCGCGGACACCCTGCGGTCCGGACGCAAGCACCGGGTGCGCGGGCAGGTGCTCTGGTCCAAGAGCGGGGCGCAGGTGCCGGTCGACCTGACCACGGCACCGGTGCGCGACGGGGACCAGCTGGTCGGCGCCGTCATGACGTTCACCGACCGCCGGCCGTTCGAGGAACTGACCCAGCAGCACACCGGCGAGGTCTCCGGTCTCACGGAACAGCACGCCGCCGAGATCGCCGAGCTCACCGAGAAGCACCGCGCCGAAATCGAGGCGCTCACGGAACGGCACGCGGCCGAGACCGCCGACCGCACCGAGCGCTACGCCTCCGAACTGGAGGACAAGACCGAGCGCCTGGCCGATCTCGGCGAGCGTCACGCCCAGCTGACCGCGGTCCTGGGCGAGTCCCTGCGGGGGCCCCTGGAGGAGCTGCGCGGCGAGCTCTCGGCGCTCGCCGCCGACCCGGCCGGCCAGCTCTGGCCCGAGGCCAACCAGATCCTGCACCACCTCGCCGCGGGCTACGCGCGTATGACGACGCTCGTCGACAACGTCCTGAGCTACCAGCGGCTGGACAGCGGCACCGAGGAGCTCAGCAAGCTGCCGGTGCTGCTCGACTCCGTGGTGACCGCCGGCATCGACGGTGCGGTCGAGCTGATCGGTCCCGGCCGGGCCCAGTTCGCGGTGCACGCGCCGCCGATCGAGGCCGAGGTCGACGCGGGCCGTCTGATCACGGCGCTCGCCCATCTCGTCGCCGACGTGGCCGGCGTCGACTCCACGGGCAAGGCCCGGCTGGTCCCCGGCGGCGGCTACGTCGACTCCACCGTGGTCGTGGCCGCGGCCCAACGGGGCGATGTGGTCAGGATCGAGGTACGCGGACCGTTCGCCGGGGGCGACCCGGTGCACGTGCCGATCGTGCGCGGGATCGTGCGGGCGCACGACGGCGTGCTGCAGACGCACGAGATGCCGGGCATGAGCGGCAGTGCCTACGTCCTGGAGGTGCCGATCGGCTCGGGTGCGGGCACGATCGCGCCGGTGCCGCTCCCGGTCGTGGAGGAACCTGTCGCACCGGAACCTGTCGCACCGCAACCTGTCGCACCGCAACCCGTCGCACCGGAACCTGTCGCACCGCAACCCGCCCCGCAGCCCGCTCAGGGCGGACGCCGCCGGGCGCGCAGAGCGTCCACGGACGCCTTCCTGGACAGCGCGGTGGACGGCCCCGCGCCGGACGGGGACACCGCGGCGGCGGAGCCGACCGGGCGGCGCAGGGCCCGACGGGAGCCCGCCGCGTCGCAGGAACAGCAGTCCGAAGCGGATATGACCCCACCTCAGCAGGGTGAGGGCTCCGGGCGCAGGCGCGGCCGTCCCAGCCCCGCGGAGACCGCCGCACCGGTCCCGGAGGACCGTTCCCGGCAGGCACTGGCTCTCCCCGCGGCGGCGTCCACCGGCGCCTCGGAGGGTTCCGTGGTGACGGCCGCCGAGGGCGCGCAGGGAGGCGGCGGACGCCCCCAGCGCGGACAGACGGTGCCGCCGCAGGGCGTGCCGCACGGCGCGTCCGGCCGGACAGGGCGTCAGGGCCCCGCCGAGCAGGCTGCCCTGCCGGCGCTCGCCTCGGCCGAGGCCCCCGCCGGACAGGAGCAGGGCCGGCAGCCCGACGGCCGGCGTGCCCGGCGGGCTCTCGCAGCCGCGCAGGAGCGCGCGGCGGCCGCCGAGCCAACGGGGCCACGCACCGCGTTCGCGCTGCCCCCGGCAGCCGCGGACCGTATCCCGCCCATGGCCCCGGGTACGCCTGTGGTGGCACCTGCGCAGGCCATGGCGGCACCCGCTCAGGCCGTGCCTCAGGCCGTGCCTCAGGCCCCGGGGGCCGCCCGCCCGGACGGCCGGCCCGTGCAGACGAATCAGCCGCGCCGGCCGGGGACGACCCGGCCCGACGTGCCGGACGCCCTGCCCGCGGGCATCCCGCCGGCCGAGCGCCACGACGCCGTACGGACCGAGCCGGACGCCGATCACACCCCGCCGCAGCCCCACCCCCTGCCGTCCGGCCGCCGCAGGGCACGCCCCGCCGAGGCGCCCGAGGCCCAGGCCGGCCCCGGACAGCCGCTGCCCGCCGTCCCGCCGCAGCCCGACTGGGCGCAGTCCGGCACGTCCGGGCAGGGCCTGGCGGGCCTGGTGCAGCACGAGAACGGTGCCGAGACGCCCGGCGACGAGCCGTGGGAAGCCCCGGGGACCACAGCGCACACCACGGGCACGGCCGATCCGTCGGTCGTCCAGGCCGCCTCCGGTGAGGCCGAGGCCCGTCCGGCCGACGGCCCCACCCACGCTCCGGACGCACTGCGCCGGCCACTGCCCGCCGAAGCCCCGATGCCGGCCTCGTCCGACTCGACCCAGGGCCGTGCGTTCAGCGTGCGGACACTCGGCCAGGGCGTGCCCTTCGCCCAGCACCTCGCGCATCAGCAGAACCAGACACTGGGCAGCGCCGGACGCCGGCGCAAGCTCACCGCCCCGCCGGAGGCCGAACCCGCCGCGCCGAACGCCCCGGCTCCGGTGCCGCCGCAGCCCGCGGGGGTCCAGGGGAGCACCACGCAGGGTTCGGGTTCCGGCCGACTGCTGTCCGCTCCGGCGTCCGAGGGCCGTGCGTACGCGATCGGCGCACCCGACGAGGGCGCCGAGGGGCCGGAGCCGCTGGACGGCCCCGGTGGCGCCGTGGAGGTGGCGAACCGTCCGCAGCCGCACCCCGTCGACGACGAACTGCCCCCGGAGCCCCTGGACAACCCGCGCCGGCTGCTCGTCTGGCCCGCGCCCGACGTCTCCACCCAGCAGGCCCTCAGCGACCGGGGATACCGCCCGGTGATCGTGCACTCGCGGGAGGAGGTCGACGCCCAGATCGCGGCGTTCCCCGCCGCGCTGTTCGTCGACCCGCTGACCGGCCCGATCACCCGTACGGCTTTGCAGTCGCTGCGTCAGGCCGCGGTGGCGGCGGAGGTCCCGGTGCTGGTGACGGCCGGTCTGGGCCAGGCCACGCGGGAGGCGGCGTACGGCGCCGACCCGGCGGTACTCCTCAAGGCGCTCGCCCCGCGCGACAGCGACCAGCATCCGCCGCGCGTCCTGGTGATCGAGGAGCACGAGCCGATCGCGCTGGCGCTGACGGAGACGCTGGAGCGGCGTGGCATGCAGGTCGCACGGGCCTCGGGCGACAGCGAGGCGGTCGAGCTCGCCACCCGGATCCGTCCGAACCTGGTCGTGATGGACCTCATGCAGGTACGCCGCCGGCGTGCGGGGATCATCGACTGGCTCCGCGCGAACGGCGCTCTGAACCACACACCGCTGGTCGTCTACACCTCGGCCGGCATGGACGAGTCCGAACTGCCGAGGCTCGCCTCGGGCGAGACCGTGCTCTTCCTCGCCGAGCGTTCGACGAGCGACGAGGTGCAGTCCCGGATCGTGGACCTGCTGGCGAAGATAGGGACGAACTGA